One Streptomyces sp. B21-105 genomic region harbors:
- a CDS encoding DUF3099 domain-containing protein: MRKQGGSGNAQVFRITGARQGLQDDVRGRQRRYIISMSVRTVAVILAATLWNVERHVAVVALVLGLVLPYIAVVVANAGRENAPSLPSTFVGVPVRPMITPPRADDGSARSAPEEEGFTEPRREEPAPGQAERQP; encoded by the coding sequence ATGCGGAAGCAGGGTGGCAGCGGGAACGCCCAGGTGTTCCGGATCACCGGCGCACGCCAGGGTCTCCAGGACGATGTACGGGGCCGGCAGCGGCGCTACATCATCTCGATGTCGGTCCGCACGGTGGCGGTGATCCTGGCGGCGACGTTGTGGAACGTGGAACGGCATGTGGCCGTCGTGGCGCTGGTACTGGGCCTGGTGCTGCCCTATATCGCGGTGGTGGTCGCCAACGCCGGCCGGGAGAACGCGCCTTCGCTGCCCTCGACGTTCGTCGGCGTGCCCGTGCGGCCCATGATCACGCCGCCACGCGCCGACGACGGCTCCGCGCGGTCCGCCCCCGAAGAGGAGGGCTTCACGGAACCCCGCCGGGAGGAACCGGCGCCCGGGCAGGCTGAGCGGCAGCCGTGA
- the serB gene encoding phosphoserine phosphatase SerB yields the protein MSALQTSSSDVPTLLVKIFGKDRPGITAGLFDTLAAYSVDVVDIEQVVTRGRMVLCALVTEPSAGLEGDLRSTVHSWAESMKMQAEIISGTGDNRPRGIGRSLVTVLGHPLTAEATASIAAKITKAGGNIDRIFRLAKYPVTAVEFAVSGVAAGPLRTALVTDAAALGVDVAVVDAGLYRRAQRLVVMDVDSTLIQDEVIELFAAHAGCEDEVAAVTAAAMRGELDFEQSLHARVALLEGLDASVVDKVRAEVRLTPGARTLIRTLKRLGYQVGVVSGGFTQVTDDLQDRLGLDFAQANTLEIVDGKLTGRVTGEIVDRAGKARLLRRFAAEAGVPLSQTVAIGDGANDLDMLNAAGLGVAFNAKPVVREAAHTAVNVPFLDTVLYLLGITREEVEAAETHDEK from the coding sequence GCGCTTTGCAGACATCGTCCTCTGACGTGCCCACGCTCCTTGTCAAGATCTTCGGCAAGGACAGGCCGGGCATCACGGCCGGCCTCTTCGACACCCTCGCCGCCTACTCCGTCGACGTGGTCGACATCGAGCAGGTCGTCACGCGAGGCCGGATGGTGCTGTGCGCGCTCGTGACCGAGCCGTCGGCCGGCCTCGAGGGGGACCTGCGGTCGACGGTGCACAGCTGGGCCGAGTCGATGAAGATGCAGGCCGAGATCATCTCCGGCACCGGCGACAACCGTCCGCGCGGTATCGGCCGGTCGCTGGTCACCGTGCTGGGGCACCCGCTCACCGCGGAGGCCACGGCGTCGATCGCCGCGAAGATCACGAAGGCCGGAGGCAACATCGACCGTATCTTCCGGCTCGCCAAGTACCCGGTCACCGCCGTCGAGTTCGCCGTCTCCGGCGTGGCGGCCGGACCGTTGCGCACCGCCCTGGTCACGGACGCGGCGGCGCTCGGCGTGGACGTGGCCGTGGTGGACGCCGGTCTGTACCGGCGGGCCCAGCGGCTCGTCGTCATGGACGTCGACTCCACGCTCATCCAGGACGAGGTGATCGAGCTCTTCGCCGCGCACGCCGGGTGTGAGGACGAGGTCGCCGCGGTGACGGCGGCGGCGATGCGCGGTGAGCTCGACTTCGAGCAGTCGCTGCACGCGCGCGTGGCACTGCTGGAGGGGCTGGACGCCTCGGTCGTGGACAAGGTGCGCGCCGAGGTGCGGCTGACCCCGGGCGCGCGCACCCTGATCCGGACCCTGAAGCGGCTCGGTTACCAGGTGGGCGTCGTCTCCGGCGGTTTCACCCAGGTCACGGACGATCTGCAGGACCGGCTCGGGCTGGACTTCGCGCAGGCCAACACGCTGGAGATCGTCGACGGGAAGCTGACGGGCCGGGTGACCGGCGAGATCGTGGACCGCGCGGGCAAGGCGCGGCTGCTGCGCCGGTTCGCCGCCGAGGCGGGTGTGCCGCTCTCGCAGACCGTGGCGATCGGTGACGGCGCCAACGATCTGGACATGCTGAACGCGGCCGGGCTGGGGGTCGCCTTCAACGCGAAGCCGGTGGTGCGCGAGGCGGCGCACACGGCGGTGAACGTGCCGTTCCTGGACACCGTCCTGTATCTGCTCGGCATCACCCGCGAAGAGGTCGAGGCCGCGGAGACGCACGACGAGAAGTAG
- a CDS encoding SixA phosphatase family protein, which translates to MSVAEPRRIVLFRHAKADWPQVIDHERPLAERGRKDASVAGRKLTDTGIPIDLALCSTAVRTRETWKLAVQEFPHRPKTVYEERIYEASPGELIALLNETPDDVHNLVLIAHNPGIQGLADVLSGQAEGDAGERMHNRGFPAAAFAVVSFDGSWKSLEPGVAKLLDYWAPSE; encoded by the coding sequence ATGAGCGTCGCAGAACCCCGCAGGATCGTCCTCTTCCGCCATGCGAAAGCCGACTGGCCGCAGGTGATCGACCACGAGCGTCCGCTCGCTGAACGGGGCCGGAAGGACGCCTCTGTCGCCGGACGCAAGCTGACCGACACCGGCATCCCCATCGATCTGGCCCTGTGCTCCACCGCGGTCCGCACCCGGGAGACGTGGAAGCTCGCCGTCCAGGAATTCCCGCATCGGCCGAAAACCGTCTACGAGGAGCGGATCTACGAAGCCTCGCCGGGCGAGCTGATCGCCCTGCTCAACGAAACCCCCGACGACGTGCACAACCTCGTTCTGATCGCCCACAACCCCGGAATCCAGGGGCTCGCCGACGTCCTGTCCGGCCAGGCCGAAGGCGATGCGGGGGAGCGCATGCACAACCGGGGCTTCCCCGCCGCAGCCTTCGCCGTCGTCTCCTTCGACGGCTCCTGGAAGTCGCTGGAGCCGGGCGTCGCCAAGCTGCTCGACTACTGGGCCCCGTCCGAGTAA
- the fabG gene encoding 3-oxoacyl-[acyl-carrier-protein] reductase has translation MSRSVLVTGGNRGIGLAIARAFADAGDKVAITYRTGEPPAALAELGCLAVKCDITDSEQVEQAYKEIEAEHGPVEVLIANAGVTKDQLLMRMSEEDFTSVVDTNLTGTFRVVKRANRGMLRAKKGRVVLISSVVGLYGSPGQANYAASKAALVGFARSLARELGSRNITFNVVAPGFVDTDMTKVLTDEQRAGIVAQVPLGRYAQPQEIAAAVRFLASDDASYITGAVIPVDGGLGMGH, from the coding sequence TTGAGCCGCTCGGTTCTCGTCACCGGAGGAAACCGGGGCATCGGCCTCGCCATCGCCCGCGCGTTCGCCGACGCCGGCGACAAGGTCGCCATCACGTACCGCACGGGCGAGCCGCCGGCCGCCCTGGCGGAACTGGGCTGCCTCGCCGTCAAGTGCGACATCACCGACTCCGAGCAGGTGGAGCAGGCCTACAAGGAGATCGAGGCCGAGCACGGCCCCGTCGAGGTCCTGATCGCCAACGCCGGCGTCACCAAGGACCAGTTGCTGATGCGGATGTCCGAGGAGGACTTCACCTCGGTCGTCGACACCAACCTGACCGGCACCTTCCGCGTGGTCAAGCGCGCCAACCGCGGCATGCTGCGCGCCAAGAAGGGCCGCGTCGTGCTCATCTCCTCGGTGGTCGGGCTGTACGGCTCGCCGGGGCAGGCGAACTACGCCGCCTCCAAGGCCGCCCTGGTCGGCTTCGCGCGCTCCCTCGCCCGTGAGCTGGGATCGCGCAACATCACCTTCAACGTCGTCGCGCCCGGCTTCGTCGACACCGACATGACCAAGGTGCTCACCGACGAGCAGCGCGCGGGCATCGTCGCGCAGGTCCCGCTCGGCCGGTACGCGCAGCCGCAGGAGATCGCAGCGGCGGTGCGGTTCCTCGCCTCGGACGACGCCTCGTACATCACTGGAGCCGTCATCCCCGTTGACGGCGGACTGGGAATGGGTCACTGA
- a CDS encoding GlsB/YeaQ/YmgE family stress response membrane protein, giving the protein MGWLWAIIVGFVLGLIAKAIIPGKQHSPLWLTTIFGMLGAIVGNAVARAAGVESTPGIDWSRHAFQLIAAIIIVALGDMLYMATLGKRKHRA; this is encoded by the coding sequence ATGGGCTGGTTGTGGGCGATCATCGTGGGATTCGTGCTGGGCCTGATCGCGAAGGCGATCATCCCGGGCAAGCAGCACAGCCCTCTCTGGCTGACCACCATCTTCGGCATGCTGGGCGCGATCGTCGGCAACGCGGTCGCCCGTGCGGCCGGCGTCGAGTCCACGCCCGGCATCGACTGGAGCCGCCACGCGTTCCAGCTGATCGCCGCGATCATCATCGTCGCCCTGGGAGACATGCTGTACATGGCGACGCTGGGCAAGAGAAAGCACCGGGCCTGA
- a CDS encoding TldD/PmbA family protein — protein sequence MPHTIDESFTALPLRALADAALARARALGAEHADFRFERVRSASWRLRDAKPAGSSDTTDLGYAVRVVHGGTWGFASGVDLTMDAAARVASQAVAMAKLSAQVIKAAGSDERVELADEPVHADRTWISSYEIDPFTVPDEEKAALLADWSTRLLAADGINHVDASLLTVHENKFYADTAGTVTTQQRVRLHPAVNAVSVDESSGEFDSMRTVAPPVGRGWEYLTGTGWDWDDELARIPELLAEKMRAPSVDPGLYDLVVDPSNLWLTIHESIGHATELDRALGYEAAYAGTSFATFDQLGKLRYGSDLMNVTGDRTAEHGLATVGYDDEGVAGQSWDLVKDGTLVGYQLDRRIAKLTGFARSNGCAFADSPGHVPVQRMANVSLRPDPAGMSTEDLIGSVDRGIYVVGDRSWSIDMQRYNFQFTGQRFFRIENGRITGQLRDVAYQATTTDFWGSMAAVGGPQTYVLGGAFNCGKAQPGQVAAVSHGCPSALFKGVNILNTTQEAGR from the coding sequence GTGCCCCATACCATCGATGAAAGCTTCACGGCCCTACCCCTGCGCGCCCTCGCCGACGCCGCGCTCGCACGCGCGCGTGCGCTGGGAGCGGAGCACGCGGACTTCCGGTTCGAGCGGGTGCGCAGCGCGTCCTGGCGGCTGCGGGACGCCAAGCCCGCCGGGTCCTCGGACACCACCGACCTCGGGTACGCGGTGCGGGTGGTGCACGGCGGCACGTGGGGCTTCGCGTCCGGCGTGGATCTGACGATGGACGCGGCGGCCAGGGTCGCCTCGCAGGCGGTGGCGATGGCCAAGCTGTCCGCTCAGGTGATCAAGGCCGCCGGCTCGGACGAGAGGGTCGAGCTGGCCGACGAGCCGGTGCACGCGGACAGGACATGGATCTCGTCCTACGAGATCGACCCGTTCACCGTGCCGGACGAGGAGAAGGCGGCGCTGCTCGCGGACTGGAGCACGCGGCTGCTGGCGGCGGACGGCATCAACCATGTGGACGCCTCGCTGCTGACCGTCCACGAGAACAAGTTCTACGCCGACACGGCCGGGACGGTGACCACCCAGCAGCGGGTGCGGCTGCACCCGGCGGTGAACGCGGTGTCGGTCGACGAGTCCAGCGGCGAGTTCGACTCGATGCGCACCGTCGCGCCGCCCGTCGGACGCGGCTGGGAGTACCTCACCGGCACCGGCTGGGACTGGGACGACGAGCTGGCCCGGATCCCGGAGCTGCTCGCCGAGAAGATGCGCGCGCCGAGCGTGGACCCGGGGCTGTACGACCTCGTCGTCGACCCCTCCAACCTGTGGCTGACCATCCACGAGTCCATCGGGCACGCCACCGAGCTTGACCGCGCCCTCGGCTACGAGGCCGCCTACGCCGGCACCTCCTTCGCCACCTTCGACCAGCTCGGCAAGCTGCGCTACGGCTCGGACCTGATGAACGTCACGGGCGACCGCACCGCCGAGCACGGCCTGGCGACCGTCGGGTACGACGACGAGGGCGTCGCGGGCCAGTCCTGGGACCTGGTGAAGGACGGCACGCTCGTCGGCTACCAGCTGGACCGGCGGATCGCGAAGCTCACCGGGTTCGCGCGGTCCAACGGCTGCGCGTTCGCCGACTCCCCCGGACATGTGCCGGTGCAGCGCATGGCCAACGTGTCTCTGCGGCCGGATCCGGCGGGGATGTCGACCGAGGACCTGATCGGGAGCGTCGACCGCGGGATCTACGTGGTCGGGGACCGGTCGTGGTCCATCGACATGCAGCGCTACAACTTCCAGTTCACCGGGCAGCGGTTCTTCCGGATCGAGAACGGGCGGATCACCGGGCAGCTGCGGGACGTGGCCTACCAGGCGACGACCACCGACTTCTGGGGCTCGATGGCGGCGGTGGGCGGTCCGCAGACGTACGTCCTCGGCGGCGCCTTCAACTGCGGCAAGGCCCAGCCGGGCCAGGTGGCGGCGGTGTCGCACGGCTGCCCGTCGGCCCTGTTCAAGGGCGTCAACATTTTGAACACCACGCAGGAGGCCGGTCGATGA
- a CDS encoding metallopeptidase TldD-related protein, giving the protein MSARSTKPHEVVERALELSRADGCVVIADEQSTANLRWAGNTLTTNGVTRGRTLTVIATVDGKEGTASGVVSRAAVTGDELEPLVRAAEAAARGAHAAEDAQPLVTGMVPSPEFMEAPAETSSAVFADFAPALGEAFARARAGGRELYGFANHELVSTYLGTSTGLRLRHDQPNGTLELNAKSPDRTRSAWAGRSTRDFKDVDPAALDAELAVRLGWAQRRTELPAGRYETLLPPTAVADLMIYQLWSASGRDATEGRTVFSKPGGGTRLGEKLTDLPLTLRSDPNAPGLESAPFVIAHSSGGDQSVFDNGLPLGSTEWVGGGELKNLTTTRHSAALTGLPVAPGADNLILDGGADRSLDEMVANTTRGLLLTCLWYIREVDPATLLLTGLTRDGVYLVENGEVVGEVNNFRFNESPVDLLGRATEAGRTEKTLPREWSDWFTRAAMPALRVPDFNMSSVSQGV; this is encoded by the coding sequence ATGAGCGCCCGTAGCACCAAGCCGCACGAGGTCGTCGAGCGCGCCCTCGAGCTGTCGCGGGCCGACGGCTGTGTCGTCATCGCCGACGAGCAGTCGACGGCGAACCTGCGCTGGGCGGGCAACACGCTGACGACCAACGGCGTCACGCGCGGGCGCACGCTCACCGTGATCGCGACGGTCGACGGCAAGGAGGGCACCGCCTCCGGCGTCGTCTCCCGCGCCGCGGTGACCGGGGACGAGCTGGAGCCCCTCGTGCGGGCCGCCGAGGCCGCCGCACGCGGTGCGCACGCCGCCGAGGACGCCCAGCCGCTGGTCACGGGCATGGTGCCGTCCCCCGAGTTCATGGAGGCGCCGGCGGAGACCTCGTCCGCGGTGTTCGCCGACTTCGCGCCGGCGCTGGGCGAGGCGTTCGCACGCGCGCGTGCGGGCGGCCGCGAGCTGTACGGGTTCGCCAACCACGAGCTGGTCTCGACGTACCTGGGCACGTCTACGGGTCTGCGGCTGCGGCACGACCAGCCGAACGGGACGCTCGAGCTGAACGCCAAGTCCCCGGACCGCACGCGTTCGGCGTGGGCGGGACGGTCGACCCGCGACTTCAAGGACGTCGACCCGGCGGCGCTCGACGCGGAGCTGGCCGTCCGGCTGGGCTGGGCGCAGCGGCGGACCGAGCTGCCGGCGGGCCGGTACGAGACGCTGCTGCCGCCGACCGCGGTGGCCGACCTGATGATCTACCAGCTGTGGTCGGCGTCCGGCCGGGACGCGACCGAGGGCCGGACGGTGTTCTCCAAGCCCGGTGGCGGCACCCGGCTCGGCGAGAAGCTGACCGACCTGCCGCTGACCCTGCGCAGCGACCCGAACGCACCGGGTCTGGAGTCCGCGCCGTTCGTGATCGCGCACTCCTCCGGCGGCGACCAGTCGGTGTTCGACAACGGGCTGCCGCTGGGGTCCACCGAATGGGTCGGCGGGGGCGAGCTGAAGAACCTGACGACCACCCGGCACAGCGCGGCGCTGACCGGGCTGCCGGTGGCGCCGGGGGCCGACAACCTGATCCTGGACGGCGGTGCCGACCGCTCGCTGGACGAGATGGTCGCGAACACCACGCGCGGGCTGCTGCTGACCTGCCTCTGGTACATCCGCGAGGTCGACCCGGCGACGCTGCTGCTGACCGGTCTGACCCGGGACGGCGTGTACCTCGTCGAGAACGGCGAGGTCGTCGGCGAGGTCAACAACTTCCGGTTCAACGAGTCGCCGGTCGATCTGCTGGGGCGGGCGACGGAGGCGGGGCGCACGGAAAAGACGCTGCCCCGGGAGTGGAGCGACTGGTTCACTAGGGCTGCGATGCCCGCGCTGCGGGTGCCCGACTTCAATATGAGCTCTGTCAGTCAGGGCGTATAA
- the tyrS gene encoding tyrosine--tRNA ligase, whose translation MTDIVDELQWRGLIALSTDEDALRKAFADGPVTFYCGFDPTAPSLHLGNLVQILTMRRIQQAGNRPLGLVGGATGLIGDPKPNAERTLNSPEVVAQWVERLRAQIAPLLDFEGPNAAVMVNNLDWTQGLSAIEFLRDVGKHFRVNKMIAKEAVSRRLNSDAGISYTEFSYQILQGMDFLELYRRHGCTLQTGGSDQWGNLTSGTDLIHRVEPDAVVHALGTPLITKADGTKFGKTESGTVWLDPEMTTPYAFYQFWLNADDRDVSKFLRIFSFRSRTEIEELERQTEERPQARAAQRALAEELTTLVHGPDQTAAVVAASKALFGQGELGDLDARTLAAALTEVPHIQVTELGPVVDLFAEVGLVASKSAARRTVKEGGAYVNNVKVTAEDAVPAAEELIHGRWLVLRRGKKNLAAVEVTG comes from the coding sequence GTGACGGACATCGTCGACGAACTGCAGTGGCGCGGGCTGATCGCCCTCTCCACTGACGAGGACGCACTGCGCAAGGCGTTCGCGGACGGTCCCGTCACGTTCTATTGCGGCTTCGACCCGACCGCGCCCAGCCTGCACCTCGGCAACCTCGTGCAGATCCTGACGATGCGCCGCATCCAGCAGGCGGGCAACCGTCCGCTGGGCCTGGTCGGGGGCGCCACCGGCCTGATCGGCGACCCGAAGCCGAACGCGGAGCGCACCCTGAACTCGCCGGAGGTCGTCGCCCAGTGGGTGGAGCGGCTGCGCGCGCAGATCGCGCCGCTGCTCGACTTCGAGGGCCCGAACGCGGCCGTGATGGTCAACAACCTGGACTGGACCCAGGGCCTGTCGGCCATCGAGTTCCTGCGCGATGTCGGCAAGCACTTCCGGGTGAACAAGATGATCGCCAAGGAGGCCGTCTCGCGTCGGCTCAACTCCGACGCGGGCATCAGCTACACCGAGTTCAGCTACCAGATCCTGCAGGGCATGGACTTCCTGGAGCTGTACCGGCGGCACGGCTGCACCCTGCAGACCGGCGGCAGCGACCAGTGGGGCAACCTCACCTCGGGCACCGACCTGATCCACCGGGTCGAGCCCGACGCCGTGGTGCACGCCCTGGGCACCCCGCTGATCACCAAGGCGGACGGCACCAAGTTCGGCAAGACGGAGTCCGGCACGGTCTGGCTCGACCCCGAGATGACGACGCCGTACGCGTTCTACCAGTTCTGGCTGAACGCGGACGACCGGGACGTCTCGAAGTTCCTGCGCATCTTCAGCTTCCGGTCCCGTACGGAGATCGAGGAGCTGGAGCGGCAGACCGAGGAGCGGCCGCAGGCCCGGGCCGCGCAGCGGGCGCTGGCCGAGGAGCTGACGACGCTGGTGCACGGCCCCGACCAGACGGCCGCGGTGGTCGCCGCGTCCAAGGCCCTCTTCGGCCAGGGCGAGCTGGGCGACCTCGACGCGCGGACGCTGGCCGCGGCCCTCACCGAGGTCCCGCACATCCAGGTCACCGAGCTCGGACCGGTCGTGGACCTGTTCGCCGAGGTCGGCCTGGTGGCCAGCAAGTCGGCGGCGCGGCGGACCGTGAAGGAGGGCGGGGCCTACGTGAACAACGTCAAGGTCACGGCCGAGGACGCGGTGCCCGCGGCGGAGGAGCTCATCCACGGGCGGTGGCTGGTGCTGCGGCGCGGGAAGAAGAACCTCGCCGCCGTGGAGGTCACCGGCTGA
- a CDS encoding SGM_5486 family transporter-associated protein: protein MPVLDPNPRDGQKKMLIVFGSFLAIFVIIAVIATIASP, encoded by the coding sequence ATGCCAGTGCTCGACCCGAACCCGCGCGACGGCCAGAAGAAGATGCTCATCGTCTTCGGCTCGTTCCTCGCCATCTTCGTGATCATCGCCGTCATCGCGACCATCGCCTCCCCCTGA
- the fabI gene encoding enoyl-ACP reductase FabI, whose protein sequence is MSGILEGKRVLITGVLTEASIAFHTAKLAQEQGAEIILTAFPRPTLTERIAKKLPKPTKVIELDVTNDEHLGRLADVVGEELGGLDGIVHSIGFAPQDALGGNFLNTPFESVATAMHVSAFSLKSLTMACLPLMQNGGSVVGLTFDASFAWPQYDWMGPAKAALEATSRYMARDLGKQNIRCNLVSAGPLGSMAAKSIPGFGELASVWDDRSPLEWDLKDPEPAGRGVVALLSDWFPKTTGEIVHVDGGLHAIGA, encoded by the coding sequence ATGAGCGGAATTCTCGAGGGCAAGCGCGTCCTGATCACCGGTGTGCTGACGGAGGCCTCCATCGCCTTCCACACCGCCAAGCTGGCCCAGGAGCAGGGGGCCGAGATCATCCTGACCGCGTTCCCGCGGCCCACTCTGACCGAGCGCATCGCCAAGAAGCTCCCCAAGCCCACCAAGGTCATCGAGCTCGACGTCACCAACGACGAGCACCTCGGGCGCCTGGCCGACGTCGTGGGCGAGGAGCTCGGCGGCCTCGACGGCATCGTGCACTCCATCGGCTTCGCGCCGCAGGACGCCCTCGGCGGCAACTTCCTCAACACGCCGTTCGAGTCGGTCGCCACGGCCATGCACGTCTCGGCGTTCTCCCTGAAGTCGCTCACGATGGCCTGCCTGCCGCTGATGCAGAACGGCGGCTCGGTCGTCGGCCTCACCTTCGACGCCTCGTTCGCCTGGCCGCAGTACGACTGGATGGGTCCCGCCAAGGCCGCTCTCGAGGCCACCAGCCGCTACATGGCGCGCGACCTGGGCAAGCAGAACATCCGCTGCAACCTGGTCTCCGCCGGTCCGCTCGGTTCGATGGCCGCCAAGTCCATCCCGGGCTTCGGCGAACTGGCGTCCGTCTGGGACGACCGCTCGCCGCTGGAGTGGGACCTCAAGGACCCCGAGCCGGCCGGCCGCGGCGTCGTCGCCCTGCTGAGCGACTGGTTCCCCAAGACGACTGGCGAGATCGTCCACGTGGACGGCGGCCTGCACGCGATCGGAGCCTGA